The DNA window ATACTAAGAATAATTGTAATACATGTCAAAGTTATCGTTTGGACTTGATTCTTGTTTTAAATGGTACTGGAACTTCTGTTAAAGTCAGCAGTCAGCTATCTTTCTGTTTCCAAACAGGTGAAAGTCTAAGACCATAAACATGTTCATATCTTACTCATTAGTTTATTCCGGCTACTGATGACAACGCTGTCGTGTTTTTGAGGCAGGACGACGCCTGGAAATAGACAAAAgcatttaaagtgttttttttttttttttttgctacagaTTTTTGCTAGGGTGAAAACATGGGCTGCTGGGCCAATCTTAAATCCTCTAACTGGGCTTACCCCACTGCAGTCCTGTCATTGTATGGATTCTTTGCTAACTGCAGAATAGCAGAGCCTTTTCTTGCTCCATACTTAATTGGCCCTCATAAGAACATCTCTGAAGAAGTGGTAAGTGGCTAAATTGATGATGTCTTTGACATTTGTTTGCAGCATTGTACGTAAAATGCTTGTTCATATGTGCTTGTTGTTTTCGATTAGGTTACTAACTACCTTTTTCCGATCTGGACATACTCCTCCCTGGCCTTCCTTTTCCCAGTCTTCCTGCTGACTGACCTTCTGAGGCACAAACCCATCGTTGTGCTGCAGGGGCTCTTTCTGGTCATCAATTATGTCCTGCTGTGCTTTGCCCAGGGAGTGCCTGCCATGGTCTTCCTTGAGGTCCACCAAAACGtgttctaaaaaatataaaacaaaccaTAATTGTTGAAGATGTAAAATGTTACCCTGCATATTACAATAATTGAAATTGGCAGTTAGTATTGTTGGCATGTTTACACAATTCTTCACAATTGCCCAGTGATAAACTGTTTACAAATCCAGAGCATAACAAGGTGTAACTTGAACATGTTCCATTCTTTTACAGATTAACTATGCTATGGTGACAGCATCTGAGGTGGCCTACTTTTCCTACATTTACAGCGTGATTCCCTTGGAGAATTACCAAAGAGCTACCGGTTACCTCCGAAGCGCCATGCTTTTTGGGTACACATTCGGTGCCGGCATGGGCCAAGTTCTCATCTCCCTGGCAGGTGGGGCTTCAAATTTGACAATTCTAGAACCATTTCAGAATCTTTCCTTAATGGTGTCTTTCAGGATCAACTGCATATTGAATTTTTAAACGAGCCTTGAATGATTCGGAATTTTGagtctaggccaggggtgcctgtaagtcgatcgcgatctaccggtcgatcgcggaggtggtactggtcgatcgcggcgtgacattaaaaaaatatcatcctagcatcaatgccgtcacttgattgatatacagggcagccattcagatgacaactgaatgttgcccttcgggtgaccaatcaaatcaaacaacgtctctaagtgcagcagaacttacgatgtcagcctatcatccatccccgttacttgattgacatacaggacaaccagtcagatgacaactgaattttgacctttaggtcaccgctcatgcgtaaacaacgatgcaaagtgctaagctagtcggcgaattgcgtcagattttaagcccttgCTAAAGTTTATgatcactaaaatgagtgaagtagctggaccaagtaaaaaggcaaaaacatatcacttccatacggaatcatccttggctgattcaattcagtgcaagtcatcaaagtaaactcaggtaattacaaaaaatgttaatagttaattatgtgtgttttgcaatattggctcatttggttatgtaaggtacgtCAAcctacattgtacgtacaaataatcctcaatacatttgaaaataaatagatgttttgcatttttgtagtgggtagatcattttgactcggtcattttaaaagtagctcgcatgctgaaaaagtgtgagcacccctggtctaggccATATGGAAATATGATTTGTCTTCAACAGGGCTCGACTACTTCAACATCAATACCATCACTCTGGGTGTTGTAAGCATGGCTTTTCTCATCTCCTTCTGGTTGCCAATGCCTCAGAGGAGCATGTTCTTCAAAGAGAGAAAGGCCAAACATTTGGATCAAACGTCAGACCAAGCAAGATCCATAGGAGCGGACAGGCCTGATGAAACGGTGTTGGACGAGGAGGATGCTGGCTCTGAGAAACAGAAGATGGAGCGTCATGACAGCGGTTGTTGGTGCAGCAAGAAAAATGTGGTCAATGCGGGTCATTTACTTTGGCAAAGCTTCAGGGAGTCCTACTCTTCCAGGCATGTTCTTCTGCTCTTGGTCCATCTAAACCTACGTTGTAATGCAATGTATAAATTAATAACCATTTATGATCCATTTGCAGACATTTAATCTACTGGTCCCTTTGGTGGGCTTTAGCCACAGCTGGATATACACAAATCCTCAACTACATCCAACTAATGTGGAACCATATTGAACCATCTGCTACATCATCCGTCTACAATGGAGGGGTAGAAGCTGCATGCTCTCTTGTCGGTAAGACTGGAATCGGACAGAGCAAAGAGTCCAGATATGTCGCTGTTGTTGGTGGTTTGActacataaaaaacacatttttttttcttctgaaaatTAAAATGGGCGAAATTTGGAGTGTTGACAGGCATGCATGAGTGGGAACAGTCAGGGCTCCGGGGTCTATGTCGAGGGGTGTATTTCCAGCTAATTTGCAAAGGATGAACCCTGCAGCACCAAGTCAGCCAATTCCAAATGATGTTAATGAATCAGTTTATTTCCAAATGATGTTAATGAATCAGTTTATTTCTCCATGGGTCAGGTGCTACAGCAGCCTTCTTAGTCGGTCACATCAAGGTGAGCTGGGCCGTGTGGGGAGAGCTGGCACTGGGCTTTTTTTCAGCCATCGGGGCAGGTGCTGTCTTTCTGATCGCGTTCACCAGCA is part of the Doryrhamphus excisus isolate RoL2022-K1 chromosome 8, RoL_Dexc_1.0, whole genome shotgun sequence genome and encodes:
- the LOC131134585 gene encoding thiamine transporter 2-like isoform X5, with the protein product MGCWANLKSSNWAYPTAVLSLYGFFANCRIAEPFLAPYLIGPHKNISEEVVTNYLFPIWTYSSLAFLFPVFLLTDLLRHKPIVVLQGLFLVINYVLLCFAQGVPAMVFLEINYAMVTASEVAYFSYIYSVIPLENYQRATGYLRSAMLFGYTFGAGMGQVLISLAGLDYFNINTITLGVVSMAFLISFWLPMPQRSMFFKERKAKHLDQTSDQARSIGADRPDETVLDEEDAGSEKQKMERHDSGCWCSKKNVVNAGHLLWQSFRESYSSRHLIYWSLWWALATAGYTQILNYIQLMWNHIEPSATSSVYNGGTMMTIIFVDEATLRLDIVTQFIIYGSYYAAISVLFVIRGTYTACTKHASPDTNPAVKGRGGCWSLLQLSSGERRGTPWTGGQPITGHI
- the LOC131134585 gene encoding thiamine transporter 2-like isoform X3, whose protein sequence is MGCWANLKSSNWAYPTAVLSLYGFFANCRIAEPFLAPYLIGPHKNISEEVVTNYLFPIWTYSSLAFLFPVFLLTDLLRHKPIVVLQGLFLVINYVLLCFAQGVPAMVFLEINYAMVTASEVAYFSYIYSVIPLENYQRATGYLRSAMLFGYTFGAGMGQVLISLAGLDYFNINTITLGVVSMAFLISFWLPMPQRSMFFKERKAKHLDQTSDQARSIGADRPDETVLDEEDAGSEKQKMERHDSGCWCSKKNVVNAGHLLWQSFRESYSSRHLIYWSLWWALATAGYTQILNYIQLMWNHIEPSATSSVYNGGVEAACSLVGATAAFLVGHIKVSWAVWGELALGFFSAIGAGAVFLIAFTSNIWACYAGYALFKSCYMLLITITTFQIAANLSMECYALTFGINTFVALFLQTMMTIIFVDEATLRLDIVTQFIIYGSYYAAISVLFVIRGTYTACTKHASPDTNPAVKVLQHS
- the LOC131134585 gene encoding thiamine transporter 2-like isoform X1, whose product is MGCWANLKSSNWAYPTAVLSLYGFFANCRIAEPFLAPYLIGPHKNISEEVVTNYLFPIWTYSSLAFLFPVFLLTDLLRHKPIVVLQGLFLVINYVLLCFAQGVPAMVFLEINYAMVTASEVAYFSYIYSVIPLENYQRATGYLRSAMLFGYTFGAGMGQVLISLAGLDYFNINTITLGVVSMAFLISFWLPMPQRSMFFKERKAKHLDQTSDQARSIGADRPDETVLDEEDAGSEKQKMERHDSGCWCSKKNVVNAGHLLWQSFRESYSSRHLIYWSLWWALATAGYTQILNYIQLMWNHIEPSATSSVYNGGVEAACSLVGATAAFLVGHIKVSWAVWGELALGFFSAIGAGAVFLIAFTSNIWACYAGYALFKSCYMLLITITTFQIAANLSMECYALTFGINTFVALFLQTMMTIIFVDEATLRLDIVTQFIIYGSYYAAISVLFVIRGTYTACTKHASPDTNPAVKGRGGCWSLLQLSSGERRGTPWTGGQPITGHI
- the LOC131134585 gene encoding thiamine transporter 2-like isoform X2 codes for the protein MGCWANLKSSNWAYPTAVLSLYGFFANCRIAEPFLAPYLIGPHKNISEEVVTNYLFPIWTYSSLAFLFPVFLLTDLLRHKPIVVLQGLFLVINYVLLCFAQGVPAMVFLEINYAMVTASEVAYFSYIYSVIPLENYQRATGYLRSAMLFGYTFGAGMGQVLISLAGLDYFNINTITLGVVSMAFLISFWLPMPQRSMFFKERKAKHLDQTSDQARSIGADRPDETVLDEEDAGSEKQKMERHDSGCWCSKKNVVNAGHLLWQSFRESYSSRHLIYWSLWWALATAGYTQILNYIQLMWNHIEPSATSSVYNGGVEAACSLVGATAAFLVGHIKVSWAVWGELALGFFSAIGAGAVFLIAFTSNIWACYAGYALFKSCYMLLITITTFQIAANLSMECYALTFGINTFVALFLQTMMTIIFVDEATLRLDIVTQFIIYGSYYAAISVLFVIRGTYTACTKHASPDTNPAVKVVIHVDSF
- the LOC131134585 gene encoding thiamine transporter 2-like isoform X4, which translates into the protein MGCWANLKSSNWAYPTAVLSLYGFFANCRIAEPFLAPYLIGPHKNISEEVVTNYLFPIWTYSSLAFLFPVFLLTDLLRHKPIVVLQGLFLVINYVLLCFAQGVPAMVFLEINYAMVTASEVAYFSYIYSVIPLENYQRATGYLRSAMLFGYTFGAGMGQVLISLAGLDYFNINTITLGVVSMAFLISFWLPMPQRSMFFKERKAKHLDQTSDQARSIGADRPDETVLDEEDAGSEKQKMERHDSGCWCSKKNVVNAGHLLWQSFRESYSSRHLIYWSLWWALATAGYTQILNYIQLMWNHIEPSATSSVYNGGVEAACSLVGATAAFLVGHIKVSWAVWGELALGFFSAIGAGAVFLIAFTSNIWACYAGYALFKSCYMLLITITTFQIAANLSMECYALTFGINTFVALFLQTMMTIIFVDEATLRLDIVTQFIIYGSYYAAISVLFVIRGTYTACTKHASPDTNPAVKVEI